In Dermacentor variabilis isolate Ectoservices chromosome 11, ASM5094787v1, whole genome shotgun sequence, one genomic interval encodes:
- the LOC142564424 gene encoding xibalbin-1-like translates to MQSQLVALTLVVIFLVGTVVAVPYNNYDDTLLDEYKQRLENYLMSADKRSCIRRGATCDGRPNDCCNQSACRCNLWGTNCRCQRAGLFQSLGKK, encoded by the exons ATGCAGTCGCAGCTGGTCGCCCTTACCTTAGTAGTCATTTTCCTTGTGGGAACAGTGGTGGCTGTGCCATACAACAACTACG ATGACACCCTCTTAGATGAATACAAGCAGCGACTCGAGAACTATTTGATGTCTGCTGACAA GCGCAGCTGTATCCGACGTGGTGCAACCTGCGATGGCCGGCCCAACGACTGCTGCAATCAGTCGGCTTGCCGCTGCAACCTCTGGGGCACCAACTGTCGTTGCCAGAGGGCCGGCCTCTTCCAGTCGCTGGGCAAGAAGTGA